CTGCCCCACTGTGGGCATCCCAGCTGTTACACGTGTAACACACTTGCCTGCACCCAATTGCACACGTAGGCACACATACGCACAGATTCATGCACAGCCCCCCACCCAGTGATCCCTGTGCATCCAGCCCcgctccccagctctgcagctctgaccCACACACATGGCATTCAGGGCCAGGACTGACCTTGACACTGCTCAGCTCGTGGCCTTGTCCCCCTGCTGCCACTCCACTGCTGGGTCACCCCAAATCCTCTCTCAAGTAACTGAATTAAAACCAgtctctgcctcctgccaggcAGCCCCTTAGCTGGGCTTGCCCATCAGTCCAACCTGCCTGGAGATGCATGGGGCAGCCTCCAAACTCCCACAACATGCAGCAGATTCTCTGAAtctgggaaataaaatataGGTTATGAATGAATAAAATGTGGGTTATAAATTATAACATATGGCTTATGAATTATAAGATATTATGAAACAcctcctgggcagccctggctcaAAGCCCCAGCTGGTAGCACCCAGAGAGACCAAGGCCAAGGTTCATCACCCTGCAACTGAAAGggaattaaatgaaataaataaacgTTTGAGGCTGGCGTGGTTGAAAACACGACCTGAGCAATCAAGCCCGCTTGTGAAGACGAGGACATTTGCATGGCTCTGTCAAAACAGCAACCGCCGGGGCTCGCAGCTGGCAGCCGGCAGGAAGGCTGGACCCTGGCGCGGGGGGGGAGATTGTTTAGGTGTGTATTAAACCTTATCCACAGCCTGGGGAGAGGTAAACAGCCCCAAAGACAAATGCCCAAGCTTGTAAACAGGTTGTAAACAGGCATAACCAACTCAAAAATAAACACCTTTCAGCTGCTTCAAAATGTTTATCACCTCAAATTTAGCCTGATAGTAAAATTAAACTCCCAGCAGAGCTTCAGCCCTGGTCTGGGAACCAAGCAAACTCTTGTTTGGTGCTCAGATTTGGTGTAAACAGCCCACTCACCCCAGGCAGGTGTGCTGATGGAGAGGTTTTATCACAGGGCTGGTACTGCCTATCTGGGGAAATATGGTTGTAAAATTTCAGCCCTTTTCAGGACTCCCAAGATGGGGATTTTTTAGCTTAATGGTAAGAAATTTCTAGGTAGGGACAGCTGGTGGCTGAGTGATGGCAAGGCAGTGgcagtggtggctgctgggTGTGATGGAGGGGGCTGCCACAGTCCTTGCTGTGGCCCCGGGAGGAGACAGAAGGGTTTGACTCAAGCAGACAGGGTGGACTTTTAAGCCAAATTTggcttttcccccccctccaagACCTGCTGGGGTGAGCAGCACCAGTgctcagcccagcactgctTGTGCAGCCAGCATGGGGGAACTGGAGGGGAAAGCAGGGTGCACCCGTGGGTGGACCATGCCCCCCAGCCAGTGCCACCCTCCCCACCCTGAGCAAATACCACCGTGCCCAGCAGCCGTGGAGCTCCagccctttccccttcctctaCAGCCACGGTGGGGGAAGAAGATCAGGTTTAAGcgtttctgctgtgttttaggCACTTTTTTGCTGGGCACCCCAAGCTGCCCGTGGGCAGGGGTTGCTGACATGCATCACCAGCCCCCAGCTGAGGCGGGTgctctccctgggcagctgtgccGACCGCAGCCCCACCGCGCGGGAACGGCCTTTGCTAAAATTACAGCCCGGCCGAAAACAGGAGCCCACTTTGGCCAAACACCAGATGGGAGCCAGGAATAGTCCTGACCCCAACACGTGCTGCTTCCTCGGCACAAACTTTCCAGCACCTGGCACCCACAGCATCACCTGCCCAGCTGGCTGGCGGGAAAAGCCATTTCTCAGCCCCCTTCCAGCAACAGCTCTTGGGTCTGAGGGGTCCTAGGTCCTTTTGCCAAGTAGCCAGGGCAGCCAAGTATTCCCAACAGgaagcacagcacctctccagGTTTGGAGTTTGCTGAGCCCCCGGGGTGGTTTTGCTGTCCCACTGTACAGAAGGCCTTGGCTGCCAGACCCTGCCTGGTGCCACCAGTGTCCTCAGCCAGGGGCACAGTGGCTGGCCAGGGTGGATCCCCTGAGTACTGGGGTGTCTCTTCCCAGGACTCCTACCAGGCATTTCTGCACCCTGCTGTCCTTAGAGAGCCACAGCCTTGTGCCCTTGATGGACGCCAGGGCAGGTGACATCTGGCCCCACTGCACAGGTGCCCCTCACAGCCTGGTCTGAGGGGGCTGCAGCCATTTGGGGCTCCCCATGGCTGGCCAGGTCCCACTATGCTCTGTGCCTGGACCCACCACTCTTGCCAGCTGGGCCCGTAACCACCCTTGGTTGGACCTGGGCTCGTATGGGGAGCAGCGACCCCACAGCCTGTGGGTGcaaggggctgggctgtgcaaTGGGGCAGGTGGCACAGGGAATGGTGGGGCACCAAGGGACATGGAGGCACAGACAACACAGGGCAGACAACCCAGATGACAGTGACATGGGGGACACAGTGGGACAGGGACAGCAAGACCTGAGTGACAGTGGCCCATGAGATGGGGCAGAGACCCAGGTGACAGTGgtggggggacagggaggacAGGGCAGAGGACGCGGTGACAGCCGCACGCGGGCCGTGGTGCCCGTGGCCGGGAGCCGAGCGCCCTCTGGCGGCCGCTGAGCGCTCCTGCAGCCTCACCCCGGCCCGTCCCGGCGCCCCCGCGTGGCCCGTGAGTCCGGTCGGGGCCCCCGTCCCCCCGTGGCTCCTGTCGGGACCCGCGTCCCCCCGTGGCTCCTGTCGGGGCTCTCGTCCCCCCCGGCGCTGGAGCGGTGCTGGGCTCCGGTGCCGAGCTGGCAGCTGGGCGCAGTGCACGCAGACACAGCGGAGGGGATGCAGGGGGAACACAGGCTGAGCCCCCCCGAGGGGCTTGGCAGTCCGGGCCGCCCCTGGGCAAACAGGGTGTCGTGACCTCACGCCTGCCAGCTTTCCCTGAGCCGCACTAACGAGGACCGTAATGAAAGGGCAGCACAtgggctgctgcttccagctggtGCCAGCCGGAGACTGGCGGGAATCGCCGAGCTTGGCGACAGCCCCCCCCCGCTGGCGGCAGGGGCTGTGGCAGCACACGGCAGCTCACCCTCGGCATCCCGTGTGTGCTGCGCGCCCTGGCACCCCCGGGCATGAGCACTAGCTCTGCACTCCCTGCTCCAGACCTGGACAGCTGCTCTGAGACCCCAGACCAGAGCTCTGGGGGAGGCGAGGGGGAGGGATTCCTAgagccccagcacccacagggGCCTGTGAGCACCCGGGTGTAGGGGCTTCAGATGGGCCCCTTCACCCCCAGGAGGTTCCTGTTCCCCACTGCAGGCTTCCAAGGGAGCCCAAGCCTCAGGCCAGGAGGATGCTGAGATGCCTGCACCCATGGATGCCACAGCCACCCCTTGGGCTGGGGGGATTCTggagccctgtgctggcagtggTTTTCCCCCAAAATCATTAAAACCTCaacctgccctgctgtgctcccaGATAACAACCTGTGCTCTGACACACGCAGctcaggaggagaaagggaacaTGCCTGGAGCCTCAGCACATTAATTATGAACCACCTCCTTTGCCcaagccctggctgtgcccctGCCTTGCCgggcagcacaggagcagctaCAGCTAGCTCTGCCAGTGTAAAATTAGCTCTGTGGAAAGAGCCATTGGCTCCCTCTCTCCCATCCCAGGCCGCTGAGGTGgtgctgtgtccccagggacaCCCACATCTCTCTGGTAAGCCAGCCTCAATCCTGGGGAAAGGAACAGGGCAGCACCTGCAAGCATATGGACTGCAAGGACCCCGAGCCACATGCAGGGCCTGGATTTGCCCTGGGGTTTAATTGCACAGAGGGGTGAGGGGGAGTCTCATTACCCACCTGAGCAGCTGTGCACACCCAGACACcatcccccagctccctccccactaaccctgctcccctgccccagcaacACCAAAGGGACACAGAGCCAAAGAGGCAGTGACCTGCAGCCAGCACCTCGGCTTTATTCCAGCCCCTCCACCATCCCCTCCAGCCAGCTCCCCACACCTGGCTACCAGGGCACGGCAGGGAGCTTCCAGGCTTGCAGAGATTCACCTCTACAGAGATCCAGGTTTGTAAAATCTTTGCCCAGCCGAGGTCTCAACAtgctctttttttgctgtttttttcccctttgcccCATGAACCAGAGGGGTTGCAGCCCCATCACCGTCGCAGCGGAGGGATGCTCGTGCGGAGACTGGTGAATCCTAGGGGGTTGGTGAGAAGGGGCCgagcagggccagcaggagcaggggggagaggagctggcagtgctCCCTGCACAGGGACCCACTGCTGGCTGTGGCCGCCCTGGAGGCGAAGACCTTTCTGCTGCGGAGGGGCTGCGGCGGGCGGAAGTTGTTGGTCATTTTGAGGGGCGTGGGGCCGGTGGCCGGGAAGTGCAGGGTGCTGACGAATGCCCGCAGCTGCACGGGGGGAGAGACAGGGGTGGACAACGGCTCCACTGGGTGCCCTGAGCCCCTTCCCCGCTCATGACCCCTTTTTGTGCTGCCCCATGGCTGACAGCAGCAGACCCGTGGCATGTCCCCATGCCAGCGGGTGTGCTCCCACCACCCCTCACCACTCTCCTGAAACCAGAGCCAGAGGGTACACACACCAGCCGGGGCCTTGCAAGGACCAGCTCTTGAGATTTTAAGATCATGTTTCACTGCTTGTGCTGGGCACTTAAAAAGCAGTTGGCCTGTGACACCCTCAAGGAAACACATCTACTAAGATGCttgggcagcagaggagaactcactccatccatccatccactcACCCACCTCCTTGGAGCCTCTTCTGGGCTCCAATGCATTCGCTCCCGTTTTGCTTTCTGAACACTAGGGCTGGCCAGGAGATGGCTGTGGACAGGATTTTTCCCCTCTGGCAGGTAGTCATGACTCCATTACTTAACCctcataaaattaattaattgccAGGTTGCCGGGAGCATTATTATAGACATGACTTTCCCTGTGCTCTTGCTTAGGGGTCAGGAAGGGCAAGGAGAGGGGCCAGCAGGGGGGCCCAGTTCCTGGTACCTGTTCCTGGCTGATCTCCACCGGCTCCTCGAAGACGGTCCAGACGACAACCTCGCTGCAGTCGGGGGTGGTGAGGGAGCCCTGGTAGCGGTAGTACCCAGAGAGCCGGCCGGCACGCGGCAGCAGGGTGCTCAGGCGGAAGGTGGAGGCCAAATCCACGGATTCTCCTGTGGGACGAGAcatggggacagcagggacaccCCCTTCCATTCTGGCAGGTCCCCCCCACCCACCTCTGCCCTCCCACAGCAGAGTCTCTCCCCTTTCTGCCCTGCCCCAGCGAGAAGGCTACTCACCAGCCTGGGAGACGTTCCTCAGCCCCGCCACGATGGTGTTGTAGTTGGTGTTGGGGGTTTCGGAGACCTgcagagggggagaggaagtggctggggcaggacagggctgggtCACCTTGCATGgaccagcagccctgggaacgGGTGAGCTCCCAGCCAACACCCCTGCATGAAGCCAGTGGAGGGATTGTGGCACCTTTTACCCCTGGGgttctccagcacctcctggtcCTGACTCAGCTCTCCTACCCCTTCTTGCTCTCTTGGGGAAGCTGTACGATGCTCCCACAGCTGCACTCCAGCCTGCTCCCAGGGAGTCCCCACCCACGGGCAGCATGAGCCCCTACAGACCCACCTGGTAGAAGAAGCTGAGGACAGCCAGCCCATTGGGATGTCCCTTGGCCTCTGCCAGCGTTCGGTACTTGACATTCATGTGGACAATGTGCAGCTGGGAAAAGAATGGAGGGCCAAGTGTGTGCAAACAACCCCCCAGCAGTGGGGCACTCACCCACAGATCTCCCCAGGCCAGAAAATAAGCCAACCACCCTCTAGAAAAGCCTTCCTAGTCCCATGGGTGCTTGGATCAAAGCACCTCAATGAAGCCAGCATCCTTTGAAGGGGTGGGGAAAGGGAGCCAGCAGTCCTCGGGAGCCCACCAGACGCATTACATAAAttctgctctcctctggcagataattaatattttagaggCTCAGAGCCTCTTTCACCCAGAAGGACTGTGATGCACTTGGCACAGCACGTTCCTGCAGGCTCTTTCTTGCACCCACTGACTCAGTGTGTGGCCCCAGCAGGGCACAGAGCACACAAACCCCCTGAGAGCCTCTGATGAAGCAATCTGGCAGCCACATAGTAAAGAAAAACCTTGAGTCTCACATCACCTGTTTTTTAAGCACCCAggtgctctgagcagcagctgtctATATCCTACCATCGGCCAAACCCACTGGTGCCATGTCACCAAGCCTGGTCACCCCGTGGGACACAACAGCATCACACCTTCCCGTCACACCAAGGACTTGAGCACTTGGGCAGAGAGCACCACGGGTGCTTTTTCTCACCTACCTCCATGGGGAGCTGGTGCCCATCGAGGGTGTGCTCAGAGCCATTCCCAGCTGGGCTGCCCCAGTGGAAGTGGAGCTGCAGTGCTCGGTACCTGCCGGGGAGGCCTCCGCCACTGATGGTGATGTGCTCAGGGGCCAGCTCGCTCGCCAGGCTCAGCAACACTGCAAGGGCAGTGGGACAGGGTGAGGAGAGGGTTAGGGTggggggcagccctggcacacCTGGGCTCATCCTCCCCATGCTTCATCCCAGGACTGACACAAATCCACAGGGCAGGAGCCCCCCTGGACCCTACAACTCAAGGGCAGAGACCACCCAGGAGTGGCGGCAGAAACAAGCCCTGGCTGGGATGGTGCCCAGGGAGCCAAAGCAGGGGAGGGTGCCCAGCCACAGCACGCACCTGTGTGCCCATCATTTACCAGCCTCCACTTGCCCGGGGGAGCCTGGTCGTAGCCCTCAAAGAGGATGTCCCCGAGGCCACCGTCCCGCTGCAGCCGGCGCCTGTCGATGTTCACGGGGGACTGCCTGTCGCCGCCGCACGTGGCTTTCAGCTCCTTCCAGTGGCTGGGGcctgcagaggaggagcaggggcacCACGGGCAGCCACTGAGCCACTGCCACCCCCAAGAGGCACAGGAGGCCAAGGGTGTCCCCAGCCAGCCTTGTtgtccctgccagccccgctTGCATCCTGCGGGAACTGCCCTGCTGCCCCGCCAGCCTTCCTCCCTATTGATCAGCGGGGGCTTATTGCAGCTTCATCCATAATTCAGCAGGATTTCCTTGCGGGGACAGGGGCTATATTTagcctggcagcagcatccGTCCCTCCACACAACTGCTGGTGAAGGGCAGGCTGCTTCTGCCTTCCCCTGCAAGCAAAACCCCTCTGCAAAGCTGTGCTGGCCACTGTccttcccacagcccctgggctgggaaTTGGGTTGGCCCATGCAGAGGGAGCAAGGTGCCTCAGAGAGAGCCTGTGAGGGAAGGATAGACGGGAGGTGTTGGAGGACTTAAGGCCCATTCACTGAACACACTTGGTTTTACCCTGGTTTAGCTTGCCCAGGCTGGTCTTGCCCAGCTGTGGCAGGTAACAATGTATCCTGGCTAAACAACTCACCCTGGGACAGATCCCACAGGGGGTCCAGTGCGACCACACCATGCCTGTtgccagctcctgggctggggggtcACTatggcaggagctgggtggAGATGCAGCAGCACCCCATGGCCCAGCTCTCACCTTTACCTACTTCCTCTTGGGCAGACAGAACCAGACACATGCTCactcccacctcctgccccccagGCTCAGCCCTATCTCTTTCCGTTGTCCTCTGATTACTCCAGGCAGCCTTTTGCCTGGAAaaccctggagctgcagcctggccgTGCCACTGCCTTGCTGACTCCCCAGCACGGTGCTACCTGGTGGCCTTACAAATTACCCAGTGCCTTCATTAAGGGATCATTCCCGGTGGCGCTGCTGTGGGCACACGGTCAGCTCCACGCTGCCCAAGCTGCTTCCCTCTGGCCCTACTACCCCAGCAAAACCTGCCCCCTCCAGTGCCCTGAGGGGGTTCAGCTGCCGGCGGTGCTGAGCGTTGCTCCAGCAGGGATGAGCGGCACGATTCACCAGTCACGGCTGATGTGCCCCGGTGGCCGGGCACAGGGGCTGTGCACCCAAGGGCTATAAAGCAGCTGGGCCGTAACAGCTGATTACATGCTCATTGCTCCTTTAATTAACCTTTTACAAGGTATTTGCATGCTTTGAGACAAAGTGCCCCCAGCCATGCTTCCCCTCCAAGCACGGgcaggcaggacctgctgcctgccccaaTGGAGCTGTCCCCTCCTCATGCCCATGTCCTGTGCCCCACATCCCCTCAGGTGCCTGTACTGGGGTTGCTAACAGAGCATTATAAAtatgggattttattttttaatgagaggGGGGAGGATGGTGCTGCCCTAGGAGCACCCAGACCAGGCTAGGGGCCAGGGTCAAGCCTTTCTAAGGAGCTCAGGTGCTTGTCTCCAGTCTCTACACCAGCAAACCTGGACCTGAATCTCCTCTAACCATCCCCACCTCACTGTGAGACAGGGGAGTTTGCCCTTTCCCAAGCCACCCCCCCCAGGTGAAGTTACCCAGGCTGCCCTCATCTGGATACTGTGGGGAGACATGGGCACCACAGCCCCACACAACCCCGACACCCCTGCCCCACATATGGCACCACTCACCACATTTGGGGTCCTGCGAGTCGTAACACCACTGTCCtgtgggagagaggagaggtcTGGGCAGAGGATGGAGACAAGCACCCACTCCCCAAACCCACCCACAGCCATGCCCGGCCTCCCGATGGCACAGGCACCCCTGATCACAGCTCAGGGTCCCACCAGCACACGTGTTCACCCCAGTTATTCTTGGCGCTGGTGTTTCCACGTGTTCAcaccctccctgcctcccccggCTGCTCCACAGGGAAACCTCCCTCAGCATTGCTCTGCTCCAAGGTGGCCAAACCTCACTGCTTGCAGGGCTTCTTCCACAGCCACTGTGGGGCCATCCCTCCCTTGCCCGAGCTGAGGCAGCCTCTCACCCCACACTACACCCctcacctgcagccctggctgaggggGGAGCTGCATGGGGGCTGCTGCAATCCTCCCCAGGGCTTCTCGCTGCTCCTCACGGGTAGGCTGGCAGCAGAAAGTGgttgctggtggctgcagcaggcaagGGGTGTGGGTGGGTAGGCCTGTGCCCATGCTGCAGGACCACAGCTCACTCTGTCACTCAGGGCCACCTCAGcctgagctgctgagcagctgtggggaccatgtgctgggtgctggtgcagcagggatgctgaggggatgcccagaaagccagagcccagctcctgctgtctgCACATCCAGCCAGGGCCATCAGCTCTGCAATGGGAGCTGTGAATTGCAccccttccctcctcagctccccatcctgctccaggcaggaggCTCAGAGCTGGTGCCCAGGGCCAGCCTGCACAAGCGGCCCCTGCGATGGCTGaggggctgtgccagctccaGGTGAGCTGAGCCACACTCCTGTGCCAACCACAGCCACTTGGACGAGCAGGACAAaggctgccctgcctgccccagcctgcagcaccaCATCCAGATCCTGGCTATGGCAGAACAGGAGACACCAGCcccagaggagagctgggagcGAGACGGTGCAGGACTCAGAGGGTTCCCAGGGCAGGGACATCAGGCTTTCCACCTTGTCCAGGgggaagctgagctgcaggagacCCTTGGATCTGCACGCACCTGCGCTCACCTGACTTCGAGCATCCTTCCAcaggagccagagcagcacTCGCTGCCACCAGACTGGCCCGAAAGCAGGTGAGCACCCAGATGAGTCCCCAGGTGACTCCCCAGGTGAGCCTCCCAGCCCCACGACGGCAGCACCAGTTTGCTCTGGAGGAGGGTGGTGGGAGGGCAGGAGACGGCCCCTGGGCCGGACCGGGTGCCTTCCAGCCCCTTGGTGCggctgcccccagcaccccgGGCCCCGGGAAAGGGATGGGAACAGCTGGGACTGGCACAAGCACACCCCGGCCCGCACTCCGGcactcccccccaccccatcccaaaCCCTCCCACCGCGGGGACCCCCACCCGGGCCCTTCCGACCACCCCAGGCACCCTGGCAGGCGGGAAGGCAGGCAGCGCATCTCACCTCCCGCGGCTGCTCGCACGACGAGAGGCAAAGTCAGAAAAGTTATCCCCAGCCCCTGGGTGCCCATGGTGGCGGCGGGGAGGGGCAGCGGCCCCCCCGGACGCCCCGTCCCCCTCTGCAGTGCGcccgggcgggcggcagcgctGCCAGCGCCCAGGCAGCCCAGAGAAATCCTCCGCTCCAGCCTGTGCGCTGCTGTTAAATATTCATCACCAGGGCTGAGTTTTTAACTCCTCGGCTGCTAGGAGGGAGCGGGGGAGCGGCCCGGcccccagccagcccctccGCGCCGTGCCAGGTCCCTGCCCGGGATGCCAGCCCAAGGGCAGGTGGAAGGGACAGGACAGGGGCTGGCAAAGCCTGAGGGTGTAGCGCACTGCCTGGCCTGCTCTCCTCCGAGGGGTGAGGGGGTGGTCCCCAGGTACCACCCAGCTCTCCATCCCCAAAGCAGGGGTTGGGCAGCATCCCCACTGTGCCACATCCAACCCCCCATGCAGCACTGTGGGGCCACAGAGGGGCTCatgggggctgctggtgggcagaaggggctgggggcaccagcTCTGCCCCGTTGCCTCCCCATTCTTTGCTCTCCTATGTGCCCTAGGAGAGCTTTTGCCCCCCCTTCCCCACTCTGGCAACTCCCGCAGGCAGCAGTAGGTCCTTcatgctgctgagcagcagctgccatcaGGGACCTGATGAGGGGCAGGCCATGCCACAGGGATCCACAGCCAAAACCAGGTCATCCCTGCAAACAGGGGTCACacagcccctccccaggcaAAGTCTGGTGGCTGCCCATGGCACCTTTGCCATGGCAACTCAGCCCCCAGACTCGGGGCACCGGTGGCCTCTGCAGGTGTGCTGTGGGGGACACCAGGTCACCAGAAGCCATGCACTGCTggggcaggatcaggccctgtcccctccagccATGAGAGGCCACATCGTGCCCTAGTGATTCAAGCTCTCACAGCCAcacagcaccagggcagggcaggggggcagcaCCAGGGCACAAGCCTCAGCACCAACCCCAGCATCACTGGAGCCCATCACGGGCATCCAGTGCCAGGGGACATGGCTGTTCAGCTCCTCAACACAGAGGCAGCACGTGCTGTCCCATGGCACCCATCCAGGCAGGTCCCACAGGAGCACCTCACCGGCAGAACTATGCTCCTGCAGTGGGCAGGTAGGAGAAGGGTGTGAAAACACAAGAACACGGTGTTGTCACATTCTCCTAAAATACCCCTGCCCCTCCTCAGGTAGCAGTGGAAAGGAGGCCACAGCACCCTGCCCACAGCTCCTCTCGCCAGCACTCAGCCCTGGCCGGGAGCACTGCCGAGAGGCTGCCAGGATGAGCAAACCAGGATGAGCAaaccagggcagcagggagaagatTCCTGCTGCCAGCTTGGCTGGGAACAGGCTCTGGCTCAGCCGAGCCACTTGGCTGCCACGTGCTGCAAGGGGACGACACACCTGCTGGGGCTCATCCTCCATGGGGGCTCTTTGGGACACCTTTGTCCCTCCgggcagagccagccccaggcaggtGGCCGGGCAGTGCTGAGATCCACAGCTGGGCACGGGGTGCAGGGGAGGGTGGCAGCAGAGGGTGGCAGTGCGGGGCGGCAGCTCCCCGAGCTGCTCTGGATCTGCGCCATGGCTGGCGCTTGGCCCCTGCTCCGGGGATGAGGTAGTTAGCAGCGGGCTGTGATCAGCCTTCCGGAGCAACCGCAGcgggtgggcagggcaggcggAGGGTCTCACCAGATCTGCAGCTTGTCACCAATGGCTGCTGGGAATGGGAGGAGCTGCTACCGGGGGGAGACCGAGACCTCCAAGTGGCACAAGCACCTCTGCCACCTGCCCGCGGCAGGACAGCCTAGAGTGCCAGGCAGTGCGGGAAAAGCCCAGACCCTTGGGGATTGGGAGCCGATGGGACACACTGTCCCCGGGCTTTTGCCCCACAGGACATCCACCGGGGCAGAGATGCCCCCCAGGACATCCTTTCAGGTTTTCAGGCTCCTCCAGTGGTGATTTTTGGCAAGGATCTGGAGCAGAGGCATCACCACAGCGGACGGAGGGCcaggagcaccagcagcactgtCCTGCAGCACATGTTCCAGCTCACAACAGGGAATGAGTCCCTTGTCCCACAAAGGGCCCTGCCCTGCAGTGGCACGTTCAGACTGGGGTCCTGGGAGGCCCAGGGAGACCTgagtggctggagagggacACAGAGCCCCCGTggggctcagcacagccctgtcgAGAGGCAGGAGCGGCACGAGGAAACAGAGGGACACCAAGGCAAGTGGAAAGGCAGTGCCATGTGACAtaccctgctgctgcccacccccaGCTGCCCGGGGTGCACATCAGCTGCTGGCACCAGCGCCAGGCAGGAGCAACCTCCAGTTTCTATAGGAACCAGATCAAACCTTGAAAGAGCTGCTCTGTACTTGCCTGTCTCTTGGTGCCATGGTGGTAGTGGGGAGCTCACAGCTgatcctgcagctcagcactgtCCTTGTAGGATGAGACCATGTCCATTGTCCTGCTGCCATGAAGCCAGGAGGCATCCCAGGTCCCTGCAGACACACGTACTCACAGCACCACGGGCAAGAGCCACGATTGGAGAAAAAATACcgctgaaaaataaaaatagttaagCTGCAGCCATCGATCGGCCGTGGGCACGGTGCCACCCTGCTGGGAACCCCCGCCACGTGCATTGCCAGCAAGCACTGCACCAGCACACAGCAGACGAGCCAAGAGTGGCTCCTGGAGGAaagtcctgtgctgctgcctgggagccTGGCCTGGGGATCTGGGCTGACAGGGACAGTGACAAGAACTTGAGCCACTAGTTCACATCACCCAGGGACAGTAGCACAGAGGGCTGTGGGCATCCAGAGAAGCAAATGCAGTGGGGAACGTGAAGTTGAAGGGGAATAAACACTCCAGCCACTCCTGCTTTTCTATTAAAACCTTTG
The sequence above is a segment of the Apus apus isolate bApuApu2 chromosome 16, bApuApu2.pri.cur, whole genome shotgun sequence genome. Coding sequences within it:
- the LOC127391316 gene encoding carbonic anhydrase 15-like translates to MGTQGLGITFLTLPLVVRAAAGGQWCYDSQDPKCGPSHWKELKATCGGDRQSPVNIDRRRLQRDGGLGDILFEGYDQAPPGKWRLVNDGHTVLLSLASELAPEHITISGGGLPGRYRALQLHFHWGSPAGNGSEHTLDGHQLPMELHIVHMNVKYRTLAEAKGHPNGLAVLSFFYQVSETPNTNYNTIVAGLRNVSQAGESVDLASTFRLSTLLPRAGRLSGYYRYQGSLTTPDCSEVVVWTVFEEPVEISQEQLRAFVSTLHFPATGPTPLKMTNNFRPPQPLRSRKVFASRAATASSGSLCREHCQLLSPLLLLALLGPFSPTP